Proteins encoded within one genomic window of Gambusia affinis linkage group LG23, SWU_Gaff_1.0, whole genome shotgun sequence:
- the sbf1 gene encoding myotubularin-related protein 5 isoform X5, translating to MARLADYFVVVGYDLDNRVEGEGLGRILQRFPEKDWEDSPFPQGIELFCQPSGWQLVPERQPASFFVAVLTDINSERHYCACFTFWEGLDSPQLKKVDAGDADEADEEPAVVQHAKLFAPKSLVVVSRLDYTEAFRNCLGLIYTVHVDGLSTPLETVIGNLLTCIIPVAGGSQPGPEEREDGLRTITLGAGDRQVIQTPINDALPVSGSSVAQLFRQLGIVNVLYLFCAALTEHKILFLSSSYQRLTDACRGLLAIMFPLKYSFTYVPILPGKLLEVLSTPTPFIIGVNSFFRSETQELLDVIIADLDGGTVTIPECVHISLLPEPLLQQTQTALSMVLDPELEFSDQAFPPQSMHASALKIQDKEIRAVFLWLFARLFQGYRWCLHIIRIHPEPVIRFHKAAFLGQRSLTEDDFLMKVLDGMAFAGFVSERGPPYRATDLFDDLVANQVERIRQEETYPHKVMNHVKELAEQLFKNENPYPAVAMHKVQRPSETSQSTDQSRTPFPVLDDVAVQLFIDHAVAKLKSSPPVVKVELKSMVPSGPPLGDIVDRNGNVMANSARRLEVVRNCITYIFDNKMLEAKKLMPAVLRALKGRTARVCLTQELNQHVLQNRAVLDDQQFDYIVRMMNCTLQDCSHMDEHGIAAALLPLVTAFCRKLGAGITQFAYSCVQEHMVWTTMQFWEAMFYSDVQNHIKALYMETDDGNKQSNSQDQQDGSGSRREISALDLAAEQNRLWPTLSKEMQMERVQKEESTVFSQAIHYANRMSYLLLPLDTSKNRLLRSSGLGDVESVSNSYVTNSIAGSMAESYDTESGFEDAESSDVANSVVRFINRFVDKVCNESGVTNEHLKALHTMIPDIVQMHIETLDAVHRESKRLPPIQKPKLLRPTLLPGEELVMDGMRVHLIPDGRDEATGQMGGPPLLPAEGAIFLTTYRLIFKGTPSDALVGEQIVTRSFPIASLTKEKRISVTLTMDQFVQEGLQLRSCTFQLLKIAFDEEVASDLAESFRKHLHKLRFPQHVQGTFAFTVGQSGKLVLEPKTKDKNQSLKTLSKNLVKNAKRTISRQYVGRKKEAPATWENRSTFHTELDEDEISVSEEVDQSALTLSSTIRSSDRQTMSNVVERACCRDYQRLGLGTLSNSLTRSKNEPFRISTANRMYTVCRSYPGLLIIPQNILDPIIHRISRCYRQNRFPVVCWRHSRTKAVLLRSAGLHAKGVVSFFKSPNAPTAVPSQADSTSLEQEKYLQAIISSMPSYSESTGRNTLSGFTSTHMNTSESSDKLRQPKIGDLMKQVLGNKEDVPGTFSRGALGQKAKVISLSQPKASGKAKNSPRGKWGSIRGSGRLSAYNPDIGTRLAGKESPQPNGGPNDPLFLRQQKAYLYIIGDKAQLKGGKQDSFQQWEVIPIEVCDVRQVKNSFKKLMKACVPSSQTTEPNMSFLRLLEDSEWMTLLHRVLQVSVLVVELLDTGSSVMVSLEDGWDVTTQVVSLVQLLSDPYYRTFDGFRLLVEKEWLSFGHRFSHRGAQTLGSQSSGFTPVFLQFLDCVHQIHLQFPMEFEFSHYYLKFLAYHYMSNRFRTFLLDSDYDRIELGVLYEEKSDRRNPQVCKSVWDYIDRLNKKAPVFYNYMYSPEDEEVLRPYTFISNLKVWDFYLEETLSDGPPYDWELRSRQESLAEEPAEKAETGAPKSLRHIVWPCYDDLSKVMPDAITKLLQDLQNLEAELGQTSEKWKDTWDKIKTTQRTETKLESRPSFSSSLLMSSNLSHQRRSQGVCLQDSRVGSSIKLGLDCEASATSTPVAGRPSTSTFYSQFHSTESENRSFEGILYKRGALLKPWKPRWFVLDKTKHQLRYYNNRQDKDCKGVIELSDVEAVIVGTPTMGAPKNVEEKAFFDLKTDKRMYYLCAQESSNAQLWMDSIQSSLSDA from the exons TGGAGGGTGAGGGTCTGGGTCGCATTCTCCAGCGGTTTCCTGAGAAAGACTGGGAGGACAGTCCGTTCCCACAAGGCATTGAACTG TTTTGCCAGCCCAGCGGTTGGCAGCTGGTTCCAGAGCGGCAGCCGGCCTCCTTCTTCGTTGCCGTGTTGACTGACATCAACTCGGAGCGTCACTACTGTGCCTGCTTTACTTTCTGGGAGGGCTTGGATAGTCCACAG CTGAAGAAGGTTGATGCTGGCGATGCTGACGAGGCAGACGAGGAGCCAGCTGTCGTCCAGCACGCTAAACTGTTTGCACCGAAGAGCCTGGTGGTGGTTTCTCGACTTGATTACACCGAGGCGTTCAGG AACTGCCTAGGTCTGATCTACACCGTCCATGTAGACGGCCTGTCAACACCTTTAGAAACTGTGATCGGAAACCTGCTGACTTGTATCATCCCTGTTGCCGGAGGTTCTCAG CCGGGtccagaggagagagaggacgGTTTG AGGACAATAACATTAGGCGCTGGCGACCGGCAAGTTATCCAGACTCCAATCAATGATGCTCTTCCTGTCAGCGGCAGCAGCGTGGCCCAGCTCTTTAGGCAGCTTG gtATAGTCAACGTGTTGTACCTGTTCTGTGCTGCTCTGACGGAGCACAAGATCCTGTTTCTGTCCAGCAGCTACCAGAGGCTGACCGACGCCTGCCGAGGCCTGCTGGCCATCATGTTCCCCCTCAAATACAG TTTTACTTATGTTCCCATTTTACCTGGGAAGCTGCTGGAGGTCCTGAGCACTCCCACCCCCTTCATCATTGGTGTCAATTCCTTCTTTCGCTCTGAGACACAGGAACTG TTGGACGTAATCATCGCTGACCTGGATGGAGGCACCGTTACCATCCCTGAATGCGTCCACATCTCTCTGCTGCCTGaacctctgctgcagcagaccCAGACTGCCCTCTCCATG GTTTTGGACCCGGAGTTAGAATTTTCAGATCAGGCGTTTCCCCCACAGTCCATGCATGCTTCTGCACTAAAGATCCAG GATAAGGAAATCCGAGCCGTCTTCCTCTGGCTCTTCGCTCGACTTTTCCAAGGTTATCGCTGGTGTTTACATATCATCCGAATTCACCCAGAACCTGTAATCCGCTTCCATAAG GCGGCCTTCCTGGGTCAGAGATCCCTGACAGAGGATGACTTCCTGATGAAGGTGTTGGACGGGATGGCATTCGCAGGCTTTGTATCAGAGAGGGGCCCACCGTACAGAGCCACCGATCTCTTCGATGAT ctTGTTGCCAATCAGGTGGAGCGAATACGACAAGAAGAAACCTACCCACACAAAGTCATGAATCATGTCAAAGAGCTGGCagagcaactttttaaaaat GAGAACCCCTACCCCGCAGTCGCAATGCACAAAGTCCAGAGGCCATCAGAAACCAGCCAGAGTACGGACCAGAGTCGGACTCCGTTTCCTGTTCTGGATGATGTTGCAGTGCAGCTCTTCATCGATCATGCTGTTGCCAAGCTCAAGAGTTCACCGCCTGTTGTCAAAGTAGAGCTCAAAAGCATGGTGCCGTCTGGGCCTCCTCTGG GAGACATTGTTGACAGGAACGGTAATGTGATGGCTAACAGCGCTCGCAGGCTGGAGGTGGTCAGGAACTGCATCACTTACATCTTTGATAACAAGATGCTGGAGGCCAAGAAG CTGATGCCAGCTGTGCTGCGGGCATTAAAGGGTCGCACAGCACGGGTCTGTCTGACCCAGGAGCTAAATCAACATGTTCTCCAGAACCGAGCTGTGCTGGACGACCAGCAGTTTGACTACATTGTTCGCATGATGAATTGCACTTTACAG GACTGTTCCCATATGGATGAACATGGTATTGCAGCCGCTCTGCTTCCTCTTGTCACTGCCTTCTGCAGA AAACTGGGTGCAGGCATCACTCAGTTTGCCTACAGCTGTGTACAAGAACACATGGTGTGGACTACCATGCAGTTTTGGGAGGCCATGTTCTACAGTGACGTTCAGAACCACATCAAAGCTCTGTACATGGAGACAGATGATGGAAACAAGCAGAGCAACTCA CAGGACCAACAGGACGGGTCAGGCAGCAGAAGGGAAATCAGCGCCTTGGATCTCGCAGCTGAGCAAAACCGTCTGTGGCCGACCCTCAGCAAAGAGATGCAGATGGAGCGCGTGCAGAAGGAGGAGAGCACGGTGTTCAGCCAGGCCATCCATTACGCCAACAGGATGAGCTACCTCCTGCTGCCACTGGACACCAGCAAGAACCGGTTGCTGAGGAGTTCTGGCCTTGGAGACGTGGAGAGCGTCAGCAACAGCTATGTCACCAACAG TATTGCAGGCAGCATGGCAGAGAGCTACGACACAGAGAGTGGCTTTGAAGACGCAGAGAGCTCGGACGTGGCCAATTCAGTGGTGCGCTTTATCAACCGCTTTGTAGATAAAGTGTGTAATGAGAGCGGTGTGACGAACGAGCACCTGAAGGCGCTCCACACTATGATACCAG ATATTGTTCAGATGCACATCGAGACTCTGGACGCAGTCCACAGGGAGAGTAAGAGACTGCCTCCGATCCAAAAG cCCAAGTTGCTAAGGCCAACGCTGCTGCCCGGTGAGGAGCTGGTGATGGATGGCATGCGGGTCCACCTCATCCCTGATGGCCGCGACGAGGCCACAGGGCAGATGGGAGGCCCACCGCTTCTTCCTGCAGAGGGCGCCATCTTTCTTACAACCTACCGTCTTATCTTCAAGGGCACACCAAGTGATGCATTAG TGGGTGAACAGATAGTGACTCGCTCCTTCCCCATCGCCTCTCTGACCAAGGAGAAGAGGATCTCTGTCACTCTAACCATGGACCAATTTGTCCAGGAGGGCCTTCAGCTCCGATCCTGCACCTTCCAG CTATTGAAAATTGCTTTTGATGAAGAGGTGGCATCAGACCTGGCTGAGAGTTTCAGGAAGCACTTACATAAGCTGCGCTTTCCTCAGCATGTCCAGGGCACCTTTGCCTTCACAGTTGGTCAAAGTGGCAAGTTGGTGTTGGAGCCCAAAACCAAGGATAAGAACCAGTCATTAaa GACACTTTCTAAAAACCTGGTGAAGAATGCAAAGAGAACCATTAGTCGTCAGTATGTGGGCAGGAAGAAGGAGGCTCCGGCCACCTGGGAGAACAGGAGCACCTTCCATACGGAGCTGGATGAAGATGAAATCTCAG TCTCAGAGGAAGTGGATCAAAGCGCCCTCACTCTGTCCTCTACCATCCGCtcttcagacagacagactaTGAGCAATGTTGTGGAGCGCGCCTGTTGCCGTGACTACCAACGCCTCGGACTGGGCACGCTGAGCAACAGCCTGACACGATCTAAGAATGAGCCGTTCAGGATTTCTACAGCTAATCGCATGTACACAGTCTGCCGGAg CTACCCCGGCCTGCTGATCATCCCTCAGAACATTCTGGACCCCATCATTCATAGGATCTCCCGCTGCTACAGACAGAATCGCTTCCCTGTTGTGTGCTGGAGACACTCACGAACCAAGGCCGTCCTGCTGCGCTCTGCAGGCCTTCATGCCAAGGGAGTCGTCAGCTTCTTCAAGTCTCCCAATGCGCCGACTGCAG TGCCGTCTCAAGCAGACTCCACCAGCCTGGAGCAGGAGAAATACCTCCAAGCCATCATCAGCTCCATGCCCTCCTACAGTGAGAGTACCGGCAGGAACACCCTGAGTGGCTTCACATCCACACACATGAACACCTCTG AGTCATCTGATAAGCTCAGGCAGCCGAAGATTGGAGACCTGATGAAGCAGGTTCTGGGCAACAAGGAGGACGTCCCTGGAACCTTCAGCAGAGGAG CACTTGGTCAAAAGGCGAAAGTCATCTCCCTCTCTCAGCCCAAAGCCTCTGGCAAAGCTAAGAACTCTCCTAGAG GTAAATGGGGCAGCATCCGGGGCAGTGGTCGTCTAAGTGCCTACAACCCAGACATTGGGACACGTTTAGCTGGGAAGGAATCTCCGCAGCCCAACGGAGGGCCAAACGATCCGTTGTTCCTGCGCCAGCAGAAAGCCTATCTCTACATCATTGGGGACAAGGCCCAACTCAAG GGAGGAAAGCAGGACTCGTTCCAGCAGTGGGAGGTGATCCCCATCGAGGTGTGTGACGTGCGGCAGGTGAAGAACAGTTTCAAGAAGCTGATGAAAGCCTGCGTGCCGAGCTCCCAAAccacagaaccaaacatgagCTTCCTGCGCCTCCTGGAGGACTCGGAGTGGATGACTCTG TTGCACAGAGTGCTGCAGGTGTCTGTTTTGGTGGTGGAGCTACTGGACACTGGCTCCTCGGTCATGGTCAGCCTGGAGGACGGCTGGGACGTTACAACACAG GTGGTGTCCCTGGTGCAGCTGCTGTCTGATCCATACTATAGAACTTTTGATGGTTTCCGACTGTTGGTAGAGAAGGAGTGGCTGTCGTTTGGCCACAGGTTCAGCCACCGGGGAGCGCAGACGCTGGGCAGCCAGAGCAGTGGCTTCACCCCCGTCTTTCTGCAGTTCCTCGACTGTGTACACCAG ATCCACCTTCAGTTCCCCATGGAGTTTGAGTTCAGCCACTATTACCTGAAGTTCCTGGCCTACCATTATATGTCCAACCGCTTCCGCACCTTCCTGCTGGACTCGGACTATGACCGCATCGAGCTGG GAGTGTTGTACGAGGAGAAAAGTGACAGGAGAAATCCTCAGGTGTGCAAGTCTGTGTGGGACTACATCGACAGACTCAACAAGAAAGCTCCCGTCTTCTATAACTACATGTATTCTCCAGAGGATGAGGAG GTCCTGCGGCCATACACTTTCATTTCCAACCTGAAGGTGTGGGACTTCTACTTGGAGGAAACTCTGTCTGACGGACCCCCGTACGACTGGGAGCTGAGGAGCCGGCAGGAGAGCCTGGCAGAGGAGCCGGCAGAGAAAGCTGAAACTGGCGCTCCAAAGTCTCTGCGGCACATCGTGTGGCCGTGTTACGACGACCTAAGCAAGGTGATGCCCGACGCCATCACTAAACTGCTGCAAGAtctgcagaacctggaggctgagCTCGGCCAGACATCCGAGAAGTGGAAGGACACGTGGGACAAAATCAAGACCACGCAGAGGACTGAGACCAAACTGGAAAGCAGA CCGTCATTCTCCAGTTCTTTGTTGATGTCCTCCAACCTAAGCCACCAGCGGCGATCCCAGGGTGTCTGCCTTCAGGACAGCAGAGTTGGATCTTCCATCAAGCTGGGTCTGGACTGTGAAGCTAGCGCCACGTCCACACCTGTCGCGGGTCGGCCGAGTACCAGCACGTTTTACAGCCAGTTCCACAGCACAGAGAGCGAGAACAG GAGTTTTGAAGGCATTTTGTACAAAAGAGGAGCATTGctgaaaccatggaaacctAGGTGGTTTGTGCTGGATAAGACGAAACATCAG CTGCGATACTACAACAACAGGCAGGACAAAGACTGTAAAGGTGTGATCGAGCTGTCGGACGTGGAGGCGGTCATAGTGGGAACACCTACCATGGGAGCGCCGAAAAACGTCGAGGAGAAAGCCTTCTTTGAT CTGAAGACGGACAAGCGCATGTATTACTTGTGTGCCCAGGAGAGTTCAAATGCCCAGCTGTGGATGGACAGTATCCAGAGCTCCCTGTCAGACGCCTAG